Proteins encoded by one window of Ulvibacter sp. MAR_2010_11:
- a CDS encoding FIST signal transduction protein yields the protein MIARTFKGKSTEEIAIAFQENMKSGFKPTLAIVFLSIKQDIDAICEIFDKEGIAVFGATTSGEFIDGDVEEGSVTVMLLDIHQEYFKLVFLETGDMTTLENAKQLGIEGKKAFSRPAFIIVSGWLSNEGENIIEGITEGCGSEATIFGGMAGDDLSLDGPVAFTYGKSSAKGLLGLIIDEDKIELNGIATCGWKAIGTTKTITKSVGNVVYTIDDKPALDMIIKYLGVEYDFDSGKEIVTQIGAYYPLQMERENVAPVMRTAMLANREDRSLICAGNVPQGSKIKFSLPPDFDAIEIVVKECQDIKTEKQAEADALIMFSCVSRHLSFGILIQEEIEQVKKVWDAPMVGFFTYGEFGKSKTGKHEFHNNTCCIVALKEK from the coding sequence ATGATTGCAAGAACATTTAAGGGAAAATCAACCGAGGAAATTGCAATTGCCTTTCAGGAAAACATGAAAAGCGGTTTTAAACCTACTTTGGCTATTGTCTTCCTTTCCATTAAGCAGGATATAGATGCCATTTGCGAAATTTTCGATAAGGAAGGAATTGCCGTGTTCGGGGCGACTACATCGGGGGAATTTATTGATGGTGATGTTGAAGAAGGAAGCGTTACGGTAATGCTATTGGATATACACCAAGAATATTTCAAATTAGTTTTCTTGGAGACAGGCGACATGACCACCCTGGAAAATGCAAAACAATTGGGGATTGAAGGAAAAAAGGCCTTTTCAAGACCCGCCTTTATCATCGTATCCGGCTGGTTGAGTAATGAGGGCGAAAATATTATTGAAGGTATTACTGAAGGCTGTGGCAGCGAAGCAACAATATTTGGCGGAATGGCCGGTGACGACCTGTCTTTGGATGGTCCGGTGGCCTTTACCTACGGAAAAAGTAGCGCCAAAGGTCTATTAGGACTTATAATTGACGAAGATAAAATTGAATTAAATGGAATTGCCACCTGTGGCTGGAAAGCCATTGGCACAACGAAAACCATTACCAAAAGTGTGGGTAACGTGGTTTATACAATTGATGATAAACCTGCTTTGGATATGATTATCAAGTATCTTGGAGTGGAGTATGATTTTGATTCGGGAAAAGAAATTGTCACACAAATTGGAGCGTACTATCCGTTGCAGATGGAACGTGAAAATGTGGCGCCGGTTATGCGCACCGCAATGCTTGCAAATCGGGAAGACCGTTCGCTTATTTGCGCAGGGAACGTGCCTCAGGGTTCCAAAATTAAATTTTCACTTCCCCCCGATTTTGATGCTATTGAAATAGTAGTGAAGGAATGCCAGGATATCAAAACCGAAAAACAAGCGGAGGCAGACGCCTTGATAATGTTCTCCTGCGTGAGCAGACATTTGTCTTTTGGAATATTAATACAGGAAGAAATTGAACAGGTAAAAAAAGTTTGGGATGCGCCCATGGTCGGTTTTTTTACCTATGGCGAATTCGGAAAATCTAAAACCGGAAAGCATGAGTTTCATAACAATACCTGTTGTATCGTTGCTTTAAAAGAAAAATAA
- a CDS encoding two-component regulator propeller domain-containing protein: protein MKKYQNSVNSFLCFIILLALSACNTSPRNVPFPLQESEFTTPTTEKLSFSELQKFEWITVDQDSVEPAKSEKFDLDKIPSKPINLGNPIPMSQPMVETAFDLKSFPDEAFNLETMPSQELKFKINVLGQPMRTKSGIPRLNDGASESLLKFGLDQGLSGSVYSDFKQDKNGIIWIATDDGLNRFDGEYCETYSLPQGLLASWINQIIIDKQEQLWIRYSGNRGVSVINRKTGVIKHISSAEGLSEGNIRWMEEDEKGRIWICTNNGLNIIDQRAGTIKKITDEQGLAHNNSGLVFQDGKGRIWLSMQGSGVDIIDEKAGTIKHIDRFLGVAANTIISISEDKQGRIWFGTWASGIMMFDENAGVIKQISSEQGLSNNRIYDLAIDEKDRVWIATDGSGVYVFDEKSLTMQQFNTTRGLNNDNALSIFADNQHQIWIGMNGGEANIYNTSGGNIHHLTSSSGLSNKTSFYYGFTQDNQSRIWVSSIGGSGMDIIDEKNGTYKTVSTKNGLWGNNISYLFTDDRNRIWVDARLKFGGRSKVAIIDQKAGIISHLGPEQGISTWNTGAIFQDSKEQMWISRKGIYVINEKNESIKNLPFDRGLSGYVHSIIEDNNGLIWAGTINGVDVINEKEGTIKHLLIKGLKEFECLNLQKDSHGNIWIGTTGNGLFMASPDAGAITNFTVANGLANDLIYSINERNGAIYVATGKGPTVITPTSNEKDNERTTPTWTLKSYGKPQGFLRVDHNPRSMLAKDGKLWYGIADVLTIMDEPQNDSIVPPTFISGLDIMGRPQNFVTNKHIQSALNETDTIRSVEKDTFYFKNSLPADSGFLIENGIKWDGITGPYNLPVNLFLPYEMNQINFHFTGMHLDNMDKTKYRYILEGADKSWSDISGRASAEYRNLSHGDYTFKVSSSGFNDKWSKPVVFRFTIQSPWWLSTWAYIIYGLCLIALIAAVDTIQRRRLLEREREKTKEKELAQAKEIEKAYNELKTTQAQLIQSEKMASLGELTAGIAHEIQNPLNFVTNFSEVNKELLGEMNEEIANGNLEEVKSIAKNITENEEKINHHGKRADAIVKGMLQHSRSSSGMKELMDINVLADEYLRLAYHGLRAKDKSFNATLETNFDASIEKLEIVPQDIGRVVLNLITNAFYAVTEKKNLPLSQGDNYIPTVSVATKKIKNTVEISIQDNGNGIPKNIVEKIFQPFFTTKPTGQGTGLGLSLSYDIIKAHGGELKVETKETEGTTFTILLPSSQL, encoded by the coding sequence ATGAAAAAGTATCAGAACTCCGTTAATTCTTTTTTGTGTTTTATAATTTTATTGGCCTTAAGTGCCTGTAATACTTCTCCACGTAATGTTCCCTTTCCACTGCAGGAATCGGAATTTACCACACCAACTACAGAAAAGCTAAGCTTTAGCGAACTTCAAAAATTTGAATGGATTACTGTTGATCAGGATAGTGTTGAACCTGCTAAATCCGAAAAATTTGATCTGGATAAAATTCCTTCCAAACCAATTAATCTGGGGAATCCCATTCCTATGAGCCAACCGATGGTGGAAACCGCATTTGACCTGAAAAGTTTCCCTGATGAGGCTTTTAACCTTGAAACTATGCCTTCTCAAGAATTGAAATTTAAAATCAATGTCCTTGGTCAACCAATGCGGACAAAATCCGGCATTCCGCGCCTAAATGATGGGGCATCGGAAAGCCTGTTGAAATTTGGATTGGACCAGGGTTTATCCGGCTCCGTTTATAGCGACTTTAAACAAGATAAAAACGGCATTATTTGGATTGCAACTGATGACGGTCTAAACCGCTTTGATGGTGAGTATTGCGAAACTTATTCCCTTCCCCAAGGGCTTTTGGCTTCCTGGATTAATCAAATTATTATAGATAAACAGGAACAGCTTTGGATTAGATACAGCGGTAATAGGGGTGTGAGTGTGATCAACAGAAAAACAGGTGTTATAAAACACATTAGCTCGGCAGAAGGACTTAGCGAGGGCAATATTCGTTGGATGGAGGAGGATGAAAAAGGCAGGATATGGATATGCACCAATAACGGATTAAATATTATCGATCAAAGAGCCGGAACAATTAAAAAAATTACAGATGAACAAGGATTAGCTCACAATAATAGCGGCTTGGTATTTCAGGATGGTAAGGGCAGGATATGGCTAAGTATGCAAGGAAGTGGAGTCGACATAATAGATGAAAAGGCAGGAACCATTAAACATATAGACAGATTTCTGGGGGTGGCAGCGAATACCATCATTTCTATTTCAGAAGATAAACAGGGCCGTATATGGTTTGGAACTTGGGCTTCAGGGATTATGATGTTTGATGAAAATGCAGGTGTCATTAAACAAATAAGCAGTGAACAGGGACTTAGCAATAATCGTATCTATGACCTGGCAATTGATGAAAAGGATAGAGTATGGATAGCCACAGATGGAAGCGGGGTTTATGTTTTTGATGAAAAGTCGTTGACCATGCAACAATTTAATACAACCCGCGGCCTAAACAATGACAACGCACTTTCCATCTTTGCAGACAACCAGCATCAAATTTGGATCGGCATGAATGGCGGAGAAGCTAATATTTACAATACTTCCGGCGGGAATATTCACCATTTAACCAGCAGCAGTGGGCTGAGTAATAAAACCTCTTTTTATTATGGTTTTACTCAGGATAACCAAAGCCGTATCTGGGTGAGTTCAATCGGAGGTAGTGGCATGGATATCATTGATGAAAAAAACGGGACTTATAAAACTGTTTCAACAAAGAATGGACTATGGGGTAACAATATTTCCTATTTGTTTACCGATGACCGCAACAGAATCTGGGTAGATGCCAGATTAAAATTTGGAGGAAGATCAAAGGTAGCTATAATTGATCAAAAAGCCGGAATCATATCACATTTAGGCCCAGAACAAGGTATTTCTACATGGAATACGGGTGCTATCTTTCAAGACAGCAAGGAGCAAATGTGGATTAGCCGTAAGGGCATTTATGTAATTAATGAAAAAAATGAAAGTATAAAAAATCTACCTTTCGACAGGGGTCTTAGCGGATATGTACATTCTATTATTGAAGATAATAATGGACTAATTTGGGCAGGAACAATTAATGGAGTGGATGTAATTAATGAGAAAGAAGGAACGATAAAACATCTGCTTATAAAAGGCCTAAAAGAGTTTGAATGTTTAAATTTACAAAAGGACAGTCACGGAAATATCTGGATAGGCACAACTGGTAACGGATTATTTATGGCCAGTCCGGATGCAGGTGCTATTACCAATTTTACCGTTGCAAATGGATTGGCAAACGATCTCATTTATTCTATCAATGAAAGAAACGGAGCTATCTATGTAGCTACCGGAAAAGGCCCAACAGTAATAACACCAACCTCAAATGAAAAGGATAATGAGAGGACAACACCTACGTGGACACTTAAAAGCTATGGTAAACCACAGGGGTTTTTACGGGTGGATCATAATCCCCGTTCGATGCTGGCAAAGGATGGCAAGCTTTGGTATGGTATTGCCGATGTCCTTACGATAATGGATGAGCCACAAAACGACAGTATTGTCCCACCCACTTTTATTTCGGGCTTGGATATCATGGGCAGACCGCAGAATTTTGTAACAAATAAGCACATTCAGTCTGCATTGAATGAAACCGATACGATAAGGTCTGTAGAAAAAGACACCTTTTATTTTAAAAACAGTTTACCGGCCGACTCAGGTTTTCTTATAGAAAACGGTATTAAATGGGACGGTATAACCGGGCCTTACAATCTGCCGGTCAATCTCTTTTTACCGTATGAAATGAACCAAATTAATTTTCATTTTACCGGAATGCACTTGGATAACATGGATAAAACCAAGTATCGCTATATTTTAGAAGGAGCCGATAAATCTTGGAGCGATATTTCAGGAAGGGCATCGGCAGAATACAGGAACCTGTCTCATGGCGACTACACCTTTAAAGTAAGTAGTAGTGGATTTAATGACAAATGGAGTAAGCCTGTTGTGTTTCGTTTCACGATTCAGTCGCCATGGTGGTTGTCGACATGGGCTTACATTATTTATGGTTTGTGTTTGATTGCCTTAATTGCTGCCGTAGATACCATTCAGCGGCGTCGACTTTTGGAAAGAGAACGAGAGAAAACAAAAGAAAAAGAACTGGCACAAGCAAAAGAAATTGAAAAGGCTTATAATGAGTTGAAGACCACCCAAGCTCAGCTCATTCAATCAGAAAAAATGGCAAGTCTTGGTGAACTTACTGCAGGCATTGCCCATGAAATACAAAATCCATTAAACTTTGTCACTAATTTTTCCGAAGTGAATAAAGAATTATTGGGAGAAATGAATGAAGAAATTGCTAATGGGAATTTGGAAGAAGTGAAATCCATTGCAAAAAACATAACTGAAAACGAGGAAAAAATAAATCACCACGGTAAGCGAGCCGATGCGATTGTAAAAGGAATGTTGCAACACAGCCGAAGCAGTAGTGGAATGAAGGAGCTTATGGATATCAATGTGCTGGCAGATGAATACTTGCGATTGGCCTATCACGGTTTGCGTGCAAAAGACAAATCGTTCAATGCTACTCTTGAAACCAATTTTGATGCATCTATAGAGAAATTAGAAATTGTCCCTCAGGATATAGGAAGAGTTGTTCTGAATTTAATCACCAATGCCTTTTATGCCGTCACTGAAAAAAAGAACCTTCCCTTATCTCAAGGTGACAATTATATACCTACGGTTTCAGTTGCTACAAAAAAAATAAAAAATACCGTTGAAATTTCAATTCAGGATAACGGAAACGGTATTCCCAAAAATATAGTAGAGAAAATATTTCAGCCCTTCTTCACTACCAAACCTACCGGACAGGGAACAGGATTAGGGCTGAGTTTAAGTTATGATATTATAAAGGCACACGGCGGAGAATTGAAGGTAGAAACAAAAGAAACTGAAGGCACCACCTTTACCATACTATTACCAAGTAGTCAACTATGA
- a CDS encoding sensor histidine kinase, with amino-acid sequence MNQHLQKIFDFIQQSNSLTEVEKTDLLKSVKSAENDLAISEFKLERTEKVKRTTGILLEETIDELEQKRKSIEEANDALNKSLEELKATQTQLIQSEKMASLGELTAGIAHEIQNPLNFVNNFSEVSKELLDEMKEELDNGNLEDVKEIANDVIQNLEKITHHGKRADGIVKGMLQHSRTSSGKKETIDINILVDEYLRLAYHGLRAKDKSFNATVETSFDDTSTKIEVVPQDIGRVVLNLITNAFYAVNEKANKKIDGYKPMVSVSTIKDGSSIYIKVKDNGNGIPKQVLEKIFQPFFTTKPTGQGTGLGLSLSYDIVKAHGGELKVVTKEGETTEFKIILPL; translated from the coding sequence ATGAACCAACACCTTCAAAAGATATTCGATTTTATTCAGCAATCAAATTCCCTTACAGAAGTAGAGAAAACAGATTTGCTTAAGTCTGTTAAGAGCGCCGAAAACGATCTTGCGATCTCCGAATTTAAACTGGAACGCACCGAGAAAGTAAAGCGTACCACAGGAATTTTATTGGAGGAAACCATAGATGAACTGGAACAAAAGAGGAAATCCATAGAGGAAGCCAATGATGCACTTAACAAATCATTAGAAGAGCTCAAGGCGACCCAAACGCAGCTAATTCAGTCTGAAAAAATGGCTTCCTTGGGAGAACTAACTGCCGGAATTGCCCATGAAATACAGAATCCATTGAACTTTGTCAATAATTTTTCGGAAGTAAGCAAAGAGCTATTGGACGAAATGAAAGAGGAATTGGACAATGGTAATTTAGAAGATGTAAAGGAAATTGCAAACGATGTCATTCAGAATTTAGAAAAAATCACCCATCACGGTAAACGAGCCGATGGCATTGTAAAAGGAATGTTGCAGCATAGTCGTACCAGTAGTGGCAAAAAAGAAACAATCGATATCAATATTTTAGTCGATGAATATTTGAGGTTAGCGTATCACGGCTTACGTGCCAAGGACAAATCGTTTAACGCCACTGTGGAAACTAGTTTCGACGATACCTCTACAAAAATTGAAGTCGTACCCCAAGATATTGGCCGCGTGGTTCTCAATTTAATCACCAATGCCTTTTATGCTGTGAATGAAAAGGCTAATAAGAAAATTGATGGGTATAAACCCATGGTTTCTGTGAGCACCATCAAAGATGGCTCCAGTATTTATATAAAAGTAAAAGACAACGGTAATGGCATTCCGAAACAAGTTTTGGAGAAAATATTTCAACCTTTTTTTACTACCAAACCCACCGGGCAGGGAACAGGATTGGGGCTGAGTTTAAGTTATGATATTGTAAAAGCCCATGGAGGAGAATTAAAAGTGGTGACAAAGGAAGGTGAAACTACCGAATTTAAAATTATTTTACCATTATGA
- a CDS encoding EthD family reductase, with protein MLKLTVLYGHPVDATAFEKYYREKHMPLVDTMEGMARIELTKVLGTPDGQKAAYYRIAELYFTSLEQMQETMASAEGQATVNDLSNFATGGVTVMIGTVE; from the coding sequence ATGTTAAAACTAACAGTACTCTATGGTCACCCGGTAGATGCAACAGCCTTCGAGAAATACTATCGCGAAAAACATATGCCACTAGTCGACACTATGGAGGGTATGGCAAGAATAGAATTAACCAAGGTACTGGGTACGCCCGACGGACAAAAGGCAGCATATTATCGAATAGCCGAATTGTATTTCACATCCCTCGAACAAATGCAGGAAACAATGGCGTCTGCCGAAGGGCAAGCGACAGTAAACGATCTGTCTAATTTCGCAACCGGTGGAGTAACAGTGATGATTGGCACTGTAGAATAA